Part of the Solanum pennellii chromosome 10, SPENNV200 genome is shown below.
aaaagaaaaatcataagtAGTTGAAAGGTCATAAACGTTACAGGATTTTTTTCTGAATATATTTTGTGATGATTCTATTAATctattttcaaaaatgcaataATAATGATTGGTACTTTTGTCAAAAAATGAAAGCTATTGACCATGACATTTTAATGTCAATATCAAGTTGTTAACTTAAGAGTGTAACAttgatgtattatgattattaatattaaaaacgTGTTCAGTATCaggtgaaaaattaaaaaatatttacatttttttacgttcaattgattaaaataaattaaaaataaatttttacagtaaaataagtttttttgaaaaataaaaataaaaaaaaaagatttttatgtgaacataaaaaataaagaaatttaactaataacattcaaaattaattatgtaaattatatacaattatttttaaataaaaactttttacttacaaattctattatttttctttaagtttttttGTTCCGACCACATTTTAGTGATTGTGATTGTATAGAAAAAATAACTCTGATTgtgaaatgaaatatgaaattatatcGCATTTCATAAAAGATCTATTGATATGACATTTTATTTAAGAAGGATATTACGTATAATAAAGAATAATGTTGAATAGAAAAGTaataaaactctttttttttttatagtttttgttgaaaaaattagggataatgcccaaataccccctcaacctatctCCGAAATCTCAAAATTATACAGAggattcattttattatttttatcttttattttgttttatcatttttttggttTACAACAGTCTAGAATGTGAAGCCATCATGCTTGACCAAATATGAATCGACGTTAGAATAATATAGAACTAAATagctttataaaaatatataaataatttgtttaaaatacttttaaaaacttaaaatacgAAAACTTAACTCTGAAACACAAATATAAGTTCCATGAATTTTTGGACGTATATCTCAtgtatttttaatctttttttaatttatcatcaaaaagttattttcaataattctgtaaataaactcaaaaaatttactataatataaaaattattatttatttttaaaaaataacaacataaaaatatgataattaaaaaatgcTAATTATGTATCCAGACAAGTAAATTGAGTCAATTAAACAAGTCAAATGTACGACCCAATtcacaacaaaataagataagTTGTTTTGCCAATGTGCCATTATATTGTTTCAAAAAGATCATGGgtttaaatcttttttaatagggtatgtattaattaaaattattttaaaaagaaaaaaaaacgtaTTATCTATTGTAGTTGAATTTTCTTGTTTGTGTGACTTTTGTGTTAgtaaactcaaaattttatgatttttttgttggaaattAAACATACTTTTATgtgaaacttttttattttagttttagatATAATTATGTAGGGTAACATTTGAGCGGGTTGAGTTAAATTTGGACGAGTCATAATGAATTAAGATAATAATTGCATGAAGACCACATCCAAATTTGTTTGGGTCATGTGTTAGGTCAAAATGGATTAGGTAATGAGTTACATTACGAGTCAAGACCCAACTCAacttaatttttattaagtttaattgtgtaatttgttctttaaactattttagtacttgataaaaaaatcgttattatgacttatatacaacatattaatttgaaaaaaaaagtttttagaaatattttgacAAGATTTTTCACGATTCAATTCAGGTTACATATCAACTCAATTTTAATGAACTGAAATGAGTCAAGCTAATGAATATCGAGTTAATAAACCATCCTAACTTAAATGAGTTAAGTTTAAGTTGCTATCAACTTATAATATACACTTGACAAAATcagaatatattttataaattttattgaaactCTTATTCAAATCCGACAAACATATaagttaataatattaaaatacttattatttgcatttaaattcaattatgattacGATACGTACAATATGTGAAAATTACCGTATTAATAGCCTTAGCTAATGTTTCGCCATAgttgaaatatgaaaaaaaaattaaagtttgagttgaaaaatcaattcttaaaattaaaaattatatttttaattttaatttaagatgACCCATGGTCTAAATAAACTACGCAAAATCCaccaaaataagtcaaataatGCGGCTGCACTAGAAAGTGAGATGCATTtttaatataagtataattattttattatttttcacttaatatttgattttattttgacaTTTGTGTTAGAAttcaatttaattcaaattttcgtAAAAAATTCCTAATCCTAACTTTACATTAGTACTtgattgaaatgaaaatttattttttacaatacaattttaatactaaGAAAAAGACTTTATCAAACAAACACATATTCTCCTTCAATTTGatcattaattttgaaattgaaacttaaaaaattaaatatcttaaaattataGTTTTGGATAATAAAGGtttaattaaacatatattttacttgattttttaaaattaaaaacatatgccatttaactttatttttttaaaaaaaaggttttgtAAATAGAAGTGAAAAAATTGAGAAACTAATTTGAGCCGAATATTAGGAacataaaaatatctaaatattaaaattttaaaatcaaatcaaatctagTAGCTAAATAgagtaaatattaaaaaaaaaaaattcaaaagccTAATCTAAAAGGGCCAAACACTAGCTTAACCTAATACGTGTTAGAATATACTTTGTATTAAAGATACCAATTCTTCAAAGAAACTATTAATGCACTTAAATACTACACGCATAATAATTACAATAACAGTTGTTAGGTAtctttttagattttgattaatttaaatttttatcgaaaaattcattttagaggtagttaaagtattttttttttatcaaaaagacttcattttcaatgttttaaCTCGAGATTTGCATATTAATTTCTTTCCTTTAacaaatatatcataataatttgaatttaagaTATATACACTAataatgtgtgtgtatatatatattatttaataaaatttatttgcaCTTATTAACACCTAATTTGAACAAATTTTGGGCTTCCTAACCTGCGCAATTAGTCAATAGAACAGAATGACAAAATGTGAGCAAATTAAACCCAATTAATGGTAAAGCAGATTGTTGAATTGTACTCGTCACctttatttgtcatattatatttttttaataataatgtcGAAAATAAACATGGTAATTTGGTTAAGTGAGGAAagagaattctaaattaataggtaaaataaaaatagatagcGAATTAccttataatattatatttgatatttatattttattaaataaaaatattaataatgaaaataaactaCACGAACACTTCTTTCCATTccataaaaaaggaaaaactaaaaaaaataggaataataattcaaaaaggataaataaTAACTTTGAACAATCTCAATCCCAAAAggaaaagtaaatattttaaatcaatacATATTATATAAACCCCATTAAACagaacaaacaaacaaaaaaaacttaataagaAAACATAACACAGCGGAAGTTATGAAGCTTTCAGGTGAAAAATTATTCCCAAATCAATCAGGTACAATCAAAATAATTCCTGAAGGAAGGATTGAATCAAAACGGTAAGTATGACTTGgggataattttaataaataacacATCTGCTGAGATTTTATTGATGGATAATAATACAACATCTATTACTCATTGTGCAATTATACGAAACGAAAAAACTTCGAAAAACAACAACTCGAATTTCGAGAAATTTTTCGAAAATTTATTTGTTTCGTTTAGAAAACATATCGATATGGATGTCATACCTAACATGGTGATTGCAAGCAAAGACTCTATCAAGGATGATTTTCGAGCTTACTTGTTGCTTGAGGCTAAAAAACGGAAGATAAAATCCATCGAGAGAAACGAATCGCGTATTCTTGTGATTCATCAGAACAATATAAAAGATGTTTTGAGCGATAGAGTGATCATAAATATGAACGCTAACGTAAAGGTGATTGAAAAATTCATGGATATGGTGATaaataaatgtgattgggtGTGTTATNTCAAAAACGGAAGATAAAATCCATCGAGAGAAACGAATCGCGTATTCTTATGATTCATCAGAACAATATAAAAGATGTTTTGAGCGATAGAGTGATCATGAATATGAACGCGAACGTAAAGGTGATTGAAAAATTCATGGATATGGTGATaaataaatgtgattgggtGTGTTATGGCACTAAAAGTGTTGAATATGCACATGAATTGCTTGCAATTGATACACTTTTGATCACAGAAGAACTGTCAGAGAAGAAGGATattaaattgagaaaaaaatactcaaagttgaagaaattaGTGCAAGAAGCTGGTGGAAAAGTAATACAATTTAGTGATGTCGAAGGAGAAAAACTTGCTCAGATGACTGGAATTGCTGCAATTTTGAGGTTTCCTATTCCTAATATTGATGACTTGGTGTTatagtgaaattttttaaatatcattaattataagTTTAGATAAGTCAAAGTTTTTTTAGGGTTATGATTTTGTATGTTATGCTTGTTTAAGAATTCAAAGATCACGTTATTCTTTTTTGTAtcgttttaattttattgaatgTTCAAATCAaaggaattttttatttgaattgaatgttaCTTTACGAGTAATATTatgttgaaaattatttattcatattatttgatatataatattaGATTCTAAgagataatttaaaaaataagtaattaatttatataattttatgatattaaatttttgaacGTATTTGGTAAAATTTATGGTTCTGTCACTTACCCACCACCACCTATTTCatgattttgtgtttgatataaataaatatatcaaattttagaaaatatataaaaattatttatacaacTGTAAAAGTATTGTCTTTTAATTACATCATGGGTTGTGAAGGCCCAATTAACTGACTGATCTCTACCAAGCCCACAAAACTAGCCCGTTTAGATTAGGAATTTTCTTTggataaattttgtaaaaattcaatttctttgaATATCGTCGTTTAATTGTACTTTatcgtttgattttttttaaggaCAAAGTACAGAAAATCAAAtacttttaaggtaaaattaccATTTGTCCCTTATATGTTCATATTATAAAAATCCCTTAAACTAATACAATAATACAAGCGTTGATACATTACGAGACTCATTAACgattaagtaagatacattacattttatacatgatacactaatctgatgcgcaagatatattaatctgatgcgcgagatacattaatttgatgtgaTGATACATTAAACCGATACGTGAAAATGAGAGGTTTTAGGAATTTGTAAAGCTAATAGGGGATAACGGTAATAAGAGAACTTAAATGTGAGATTTCtgtcatttttctttattctttttatatgtataactACTTGTTTACTTTGGATATATGACGTctgaatttaaatttgataaaactAAATATCTATTATATATGACTGAAtttgaagtaagaatgacaaataattttaaagtaatttaatttcgtcCATACGAAACTCAtatattgaattcaaaattaaatatatcaagattaactttataaatattatatatctaAAGT
Proteins encoded:
- the LOC107001638 gene encoding protein PELOTA 1-like, which translates into the protein MDVIPNMVIASKDSIKDDFRAYLLLEAKKRKIKSIERNESRILVIHQNNIKDVLSDRVIINMNANVKNNIKDVLSDRVIMNMNANVKVIEKFMDMVINKCDWVCYGTKSVEYAHELLAIDTLLITEELSEKKDIKLRKKYSKLKKLVQEAGGKVIQFSDVEGEKLAQMTGIAAILRFPIPNIDDLVL